A DNA window from Eremothecium cymbalariae DBVPG#7215 chromosome 3, complete sequence contains the following coding sequences:
- the VMA22 gene encoding Vma22p (similar to Ashbya gossypii AAL048W) translates to MHDKHYDQLVSLLAKYDTLLDQLQQYLSMGYYNLSRANYHNKDAIRGYYGQDYWDATYPGTKLVDIKQDGTFSIDQVSNDSNDKKGASDMPTNTENVLRNRSEGILRQPEIERNLKPKDPIYMFGGLLSVPSSLRQSQSAFQRCIPLISELVNCRKALLDCLDGYEKSAGISNIR, encoded by the coding sequence ATGCATGACAAACATTATGATCAACTTGTTAGCCTATTGGCGAAGTATGATACGTTATTAGACCAGCTACAGCAGTATCTTTCAATGGGATATTATAACCTAAGCAGGGCCAACTACCATAATAAAGATGCAATTCGAGGATACTACGGCCAAGACTATTGGGATGCTACGTACCCAGGAACGAAACTCGTCGATATTAAACAAGATGGCACTTTTTCTATAGATCAAGTATCGAACGATTCCAATGATAAGAAAGGTGCCAGTGATATGCCAACAAATACTGAGAATGTATTGCGAAACAGATCTGAGGGAATTCTAAGACAACCGGAGATTGAACGAAACCTTAAACCAAAAGatcctatatatatgtttgGTGGCCTTCTATCTGTGCCCAGTTCGTTACGACAAAGCCAATCTGCGTTTCAGCGATGCATTCCGTTAATTTCAGAACTAGTCAATTGTAGGAAAGCGCTGCTGGATTGCTTAGATGGATATGAAAAGTCAGCAGGTATATCGAATATTCGATAA
- the HNT2 gene encoding bis(5'-adenosyl)-triphosphatase (similar to Ashbya gossypii AAL053C): MMSASVFFSKYLVTDQIFYKTKHCYALVNLRPIVPGHILIVPLRTSCIHLKDLNAEELSDYFKTLQVVQQFIQEEYRADSLNIAIQDGPEAGQTVPHLHTHVIPRYKLNNIGDKIYQKMDNWTFDSDLHDWEKRRAAYISNEGREATRELAKPDDQKAERTPADLKREALYLGEKLQQFLSKNPHLAP; the protein is encoded by the exons ATGATGAGTGCCAGCGTGTTCTTTAGTAAATATTTGGTGACAGATCAGATATTttat aaaacaaaacattGTTATGCTCTAGTCAACCTTAGACCAATCGTACCAGGCCACATTCTGATTGTTCCCTTGAGAACTTCATGCATTCATTTAAAGGATCTCAATGCTGAAGAACTGAGTGActatttcaaaactttgcAAGTTGTACAGCAGTTTATCCAAGAAGAATACAGGGCAGATTCTTTGAACATCGCTATTCAAGATGGTCCGGAAGCAGGACAAACAGTTCCTCATCTCCATACCCATGTAATTCCGCGGTATAAACTGAACAACATAGGAGATAAGATTTACCAGAAAATGGATAACTGGACTTTTGACTCTGACTTGCATGATTGGGAGAAGAGACGAGCCGCATATATATCCAATGAAGGGCGTGAGGCTACAAGGGAACTAGCAAAACCGGATGATCAGAAAGCAGAACGGACACCTGCAGACTTGAAACGTGAAGCATTGTATTTAGGGGAAAAACTCCAGCAGtttttatccaaaaaccCACACTTGGCACCCTAG
- a CDS encoding uncharacterized protein (similar to Ashbya gossypii AAL056C), with product MKLLSTILSVLLLAVYAVADPTVTSKVFFDLKQGDKPLGRVVIGLYGDVAPKTVKNFYELSTSNDAAMGYINSTFHRIIPSFMVQGGDFTHGSGIGGKSIYGATFPDESFEVKHDKPGRLSMANRGKNTNGSQFFITTVPTPWLDGRHVVFGEVLEGMSVVFAMEKAATDPQDRPLVPIQIAACGALPDSGAAAPISDEL from the coding sequence ATGAAACTACTATCAACCATTTTGTCCGTTCTATTGCTTGCTGTCTACGCCGTCGCAGACCCCACGGTCACCAGCAAGGTTTTCTTCGATCTCAAGCAAGGTGACAAACCTCTCGGTCGTGTGGTGATCGGTCTCTACGGGGACGTGGCCCCCAAAACCGTCAAAAACTTCTACGAACTATCCACCAGCAATGACGCAGCCATGGGCTACATCAACTCCACTTTCCACCGTATCATCCCTTCCTTCATGGTCCAAGGCGGCGACTTCACCCACGGTTCGGGAATCGGGGGTAAATCCATCTACGGCGCTACATTCCCCGATGAATCCTTCGAGGTCAAACACGACAAACCAGGCCGCCTATCCATGGCCAACCGTGGCAAAAACACCAACGGCTCGCAGTTCTTTATCACCACTGTCCCCACGCCCTGGCTAGACGGCAGACACGTCGTCTTCGGAGAGGTCCTGGAGGGCATGTCCGTCGTTTTCGCCATGGAGAAGGCCGCCACAGACCCCCAAGATAGACCGCTCGTCCCGATCCAGATCGCAGCCTGCGGCGCACTACCAGACTCCGGAGCTGCCGCACCAATCAGCGACGAGTTGTAG
- the SRB7 gene encoding Srb7p (similar to Ashbya gossypii AAL049C) → MTDRLTQLQQCLDQIMEQFGSAINYVDRNHDFEPHNELEDKHTDPQATIATQEDFDRNIDELTTDMILKTRQIIKLIDSLPGVDVSAEEQLHRIDALQKKLVSVEEAKIEAIKRKDTLMKNVEELIGELAKGIANSRRLNDAQS, encoded by the coding sequence ATGACTGATAGATTAACTCAACTCCAGCAATGTTTGGATCAAATAATGGAACAGTTTGGTTCTGCCATTAATTATGTTGACCGTAATCACGATTTTGAACCACACAATGAGCTGGAGGACAAACATACAGATCCGCAAGCTACTATAGCTACCCAAGAAGATTTTGACAGAAATATTGACGAGTTGACCACTGatatgatattgaaaacacggcaaattatcaaacttATAGATTCTCTTCCCGGTGTGGACGTATCAGCTGAGGAACAGTTGCATAGAATCGATGCATTACAGAAAAAACTGGTTAGTGTTGAAGAAGCGAAGATTGAGGCTATAAAGCGTAAAGATACACTGATGAAAAATGTGGAAGAACTTATTGGTGAGTTAGCTAAGGGGATCGCTAATTCCAGGAGATTGAACGATGCCCAATCATAA
- the GIC2 gene encoding Gic2p (similar to Ashbya gossypii AAL047C): MTTQYNNLPQIKSIWIDEDEEAEKLYGLQAQQMMDSDEEEQFGVVTLNSKKPILENKQNIELPPLPPSAYELKKSKSALNLIKKKNKLMKLFKNKNTKDSATNAGGGINISVPFAFQHISHANGKNMFGPEEVTGVVSGNRDSHQATEQRHFSKAFVTDALPSSTATSPLEEANRSRRSISSSLSVRSSNRLSRVSTSMSTSRVLSTSTMATSMLIDTHSSRPLEKLSSLEKVHLEQKANRPRTESSVSIGDIKNYNFPTLLEECIMADLQTPDKTVKDQDKFVWDTCENAHTLTEQMLLEQFDFCTIHSPVSPQRRKSDSLLTPVLNIQDTFEEIRTPIERRSVDDDLLYYHQHSESESTTTCRSRSFSFVKGSPKLNHNALKDKDRESHML; the protein is encoded by the coding sequence ATGACCACACAGTACAACAATCTGCCCCAAATCAAATCTATTTGgattgatgaggatgaggaggCAGAGAAATTGTATGGGCTGCAGGCTCAGCAGATGATGGACTCTGATGAGGAGGAGCAGTTTGGAGTTGTGACTCTGAACAGTAAGAAGCCCATTCTGGAgaataaacaaaatattgaattaCCTCCTCTTCCACCCTCTGCGTATGAGTTGAAGAAGTCTAAATCTGCGTTGAATCTgatcaaaaagaagaacaagttGATGAAGTTATTTAAGAATAAGAACACGAAGGATTCAGCGACTAACGCTGGTGGGGGgataaatatatcagtGCCTTTTGCTTTCCAACACATCAGTCACGCTAATGGCAAGAACATGTTTGGCCCTGAAGAAGTTACTGGAGTTGTAAGTGGCAACCGTGATTCGCATCAGGCAACAGAACAGAGGCATTTCAGCAAGGCATTTGTTACAGATGCCCTTCCCTCATCAACAGCTACTTCACCGCTGGAGGAAGCTAATCGTTCTCGCAGAAGTATATCTTCATCTCTCTCAGTTAGGTCCTCTAATCGGTTATCCAGAGTATCTACTTCGATGAGCACATCTAGGGTAttatcaacatcaacaatGGCCACGTCTATGTTGATTGATACACATTCTTCACGCCCACTCGAAAAACTCAGTAGTTTAGAGAAGGTTCATTTAGAACAGAAGGCTAATAGACCCAGAACTGAAAGCTCTGTTTCAATTGGTGATATTAAGAATTACAACTTTCCTACACTTCTGGAGGAATGTATAATGGCAGATCTTCAAACTCCAGATAAAACGGTAAAAGATCAAGACAAATTCGTTTGGGATACTTGTGAGAACGCACACACACTTACAGAACAAATGTTGCTGGAGCAATTCGATTTCTGTACAATTCATAGTCCAGTTAGCCCTCAAAGGAGAAAATCAGATTCTTTATTAACTCCAGTTTTAAATATACAGGatacttttgaagaaataagGACGCCAATTGAAAGACGGTCTGTGGACGATGATTTACTTTATTACCATCAGCATAGCGAATCGGAATCCACCACTACTTGCCgttcaagaagtttttcATTCGTTAAAGGATCTCCAAAGCTAAACCATAACGCTTTAAAGGACAAAGATAGAGAATCGCACATGCTATAA
- the FYV4 gene encoding mitochondrial 37S ribosomal protein mS41 (similar to Ashbya gossypii AAL054W) produces the protein MLSSRLFHTSGVMLRISNTQFRVIPKPTEQIPDVNTFLSKIGRKCDEFTDKFENKWENLFGWDSRILKDKGIPVSQRKYILLQVEKLRKNEPVHEIKLGKKSFFGGERKRKETIAKWRAEQRNSK, from the coding sequence ATGCTAAGTTCGAGGTTATTTCACACATCTGGAGTCATGCTTCGGATTTCTAATACACAGTTTAGGGTTATTCCTAAACCAACGGAGCAAATTCCTGATGTTAACACTTTTCTCTCTAAGATTGGGAGAAAATGTGATGAGTTTACGGATAAATTTGAGAATAAATGGGAGAACCTGTTCGGTTGGGATTCGAGGATATTGAAGGACAAGGGCATACCAGTTTCACAGAGGAAGTATATTCTGCTGCAGGTTGAGAAGTTACGGAAAAACGAGCCTGTTCATGAAATAAAGCTGGGTAAGAAATCGTTCTTTGGAGGCGAAAGGAAGAGAAAGGAGACCATTGCAAAGTGGCGGGCGGAGCAGAGGAATTCTAAATGA
- the MED6 gene encoding mediator complex subunit MED6 (similar to Ashbya gossypii AAL055C): MSLLPLDEVQWKSPEWIQSFGLRTENVLDYFSQSPFFDKTSNNQVVKMQQQFSQQLAPSSSQQAGRSKPAVSPQRQEIWDRYPSYALLEQELAKLKGVEYILAHVREPDFWVIRKQNRQNEINTTPLNDYYIIGANVYQSPTVYKVVHNRLLSTNYHLSKALAGIQQLSTFQPSQGSSFIAIEHDSVLVASSPATGSTAAVTGSAGNTTGATNVGMTAAMETNGAGYSDILTQEMMDKLMLQSIKSTPVYL, from the coding sequence ATGTCGCTGCTTCCACTAGATGAAGTGCAGTGGAAATCTCCCGAGTGGATTCAATCCTTTGGGCTCAGGACGGAAAACGTCTTAGACTATTTTAGCCAATCGCCATTTTTCGACAAAACTTCGAATAACCAAGTCGTTAAGATGCAGCAACAGTTCTCGCAGCAGTTGGCCCCCTCTTCGTCCCAGCAGGCTGGGCGATCGAAGCCAGCAGTGAGTCCGCAGAGGCAAGAAATTTGGGATAGATATCCTAGCTACGCATTGCTAGAACAAGAATTGGCTAAGCTTAAAGGCGTTGAATATATTCTAGCGCACGTAAGGGAACCAGACTTTTGGGTTATACGTAAACAAAACCGTCAAAACGAGATCAACACAACCCCGCTGAATGACTACTACATTATCGGCGCCAATGTCTACCAATCGCCAACTGTCTACAAGGTCGTCCATAACAGACTGCTATCAACCAACTACCATCTGAGCAAGGCCCTTGCAGGTATTCAACAACTATCTACCTTCCAGCCAAGCCAAGGCTCTTCCTTCATCGCTATAGAACACGACTCGGTGCTTGTGGCATCATCTCCAGCCACGGGAAGCACTGCTGCGGTAACCGGCAGTGCAGGCAATACGACAGGCGCTACAAACGTCGGTATGACCGCAGCAATGGAGACCAACGGTGCCGGCTATTCTGACATCTTAACCCAAGAGATGATGGACAAGCTCATGCTCCAAAGCATCAAGTCTACCCCTGTATACCTATAA
- the PMT7 gene encoding putative dolichyl-phosphate-mannose--protein mannosyltransferase (similar to Ashbya gossypii AAL050W), translating into MTRRITRFNEIVSKNGAFRAYVPRTLYNELDIFQLRSWDKLFMYAPVGWYIISLVFNNRFNGLFDCEVTAKEMDILEAVTYCRKGKFYLTSNPPFAILLLALSKFELMTMRRLSLLLGCFIVQLVSMILRKSGMNRILSCLGALGLVLVVPFRDEVYKVSLDIYQLFFITLVIYCWKSLKIAKEFTTEWVSILLSMCICIGVTISTKFIGFSTWIWILVLTAFQLFEIVGDIELSPRAIWKHVFSRVTLILIPSVFFLFVYYNHFHVIRQNSEYVPLVSSRFQSQLNNVISEQPDAVYYGSTVTIRHSSSLKGNLHSHNLTHAADSEGLQVTLYEYQDPDTEWIIEPGEGDDRESMLNSFEAVKNGDWIRLRHKNSGKLLRASAAQPPISKHDYDLEVSCTGDVDYVGMADETWRIILENGSFQENVKPLINEFELFNKGQSCSLLSHEVRLPDLEHFLQEVICVESPAHSLTLFYVESSSKYKDNKLLEINKYQFSDMFLEYLQAQHKYDYYIKNFDLKGDVPFKSWTWYMTMDSAHNFIWGLGYISMIFSIILFLYKWLTWKPWDTDSKSKPKTLTSVLFDENSFEWISGWYIHFITFAYSRHQNLHISQYLPALMFTIFQALNILQAILDRVEAYFNR; encoded by the coding sequence ATGACTCGCAGGATTACCAGGTTCAATGAGATCGTTAGCAAGAATGGCGCGTTCAGGGCGTATGTTCCCAGAACATTGTACAACGAGcttgatatttttcaactgaGGTCGTGGGACAAATTATTTATGTACGCCCCTGTTGGTtggtatattatatcaCTGGTATTCAATAACCGGTTTAATGGGTTGTTTGACTGTGAAGTGACGGCTAAAGAGATGGATATCTTGGAGGCTGTCACGTACTGTCGGAAGGGCAAGTTTTATCTGACGTCCAATCCACCATTTGCTATTCTACTCCTTGCgctttcaaaatttgaattgatgacgatgaggcggctttctcttcttttaGGGTGTTTTATTGTTCAGTTAGTCTCCATGATTTTAAGAAAGTCAGGCATGAATCGTATATTGTCGTGTTTAGGGGCTTTGGGGTTAGTGTTAGTGGTACCATTTCGGGATGAAGTCTATAAGGTATCTTTGGACATATACCAGTTATTTTTTATCACATTAGTGATATACTGttggaaaagtttaaaaatagCTAAGGAGTTCACTACAGAGTGGGTTTCAATATTGCTTTCTATGTGTATTTGCATTGGTGTCACAATTAGCACTAAATTTATTGGATTCAGTACTTGGATATGGATTTTAGTTTTAACGGCATTTCAATTGTTTGAAATAGTTGGAGATATTGAATTGTCACCTCGTGCTATCTGGAAACATGTGTTTTCGAGGGTCACACTAATATTGATTCCATCAGTgtttttcttgtttgtTTATTACAATCATTTCCATGTCATTAGACAGAATTCCGAATACGTCCCTCTTGTTTCGAGCCGTTTCCAATCACAATTGAATAACGTAATTTCGGAACAACCAGACGCCGTGTATTATGGCAGTACTGTTACAATTCGTCATAGTTCATCATTAAAAGGAAATCTGCACTCCCATAACTTAACACATGCTGCGGACTCTGAAGGTCTGCAAGTAACGCTATATGAGTATCAAGACCCTGATACCGAATGGATCATAGAGCCAGGGGAAGGAGATGACCGGGAAAGTATgttaaattcttttgaagCTGTGAAAAACGGAGATTGGATTAGATTGAGGCACAAGAATAGCGGGAAATTATTGCGTGCTTCAGCAGCACAACCACCAATTAGCAAACATGATTATGATCTAGAAGTTTCCTGTACAGGCGATGTGGATTATGTTGGTATGGCAGACGAAACGTGGCGTattattttagaaaatgGCAGTTTTCAAGAGAATGTGAAGCCTTTGATAAATGAATTTGAATTGTTCAATAAGGGTCAAAGTTGTTCTCTCTTAAGCCATGAAGTCAGACTACCTGACTTGGAGCATTTTCTGCAAGAAGTAATCTGTGTGGAGTCACCAGCTCATAGTCTGACCTTATTTTACGTtgaatcatcttcaaaatacaaaGATAACAAGCTATTAGAAATCAACAAGTATCAATTCTCTGATATGTTCCTAGAATATCTGCAAGCTCAGCATAAGTATGactattatattaaaaattttgatctAAAAGGTGACGTCCCATTCAAATCTTGGACGTGGTACATGACAATGGATTCCGCACACAACTTCATTTGGGGATTGGGATATATTAGTATGATTTTTTCCATCattctgtttctttatAAATGGCTGACTTGGAAACCTTGGGACACTGATTCAAAATCCAAACCCAAGACATTAACTTCAgttttatttgatgaaaattcaTTTGAATGGATATCTGGCTGGTATATCCATTTTATCACCTTTGCGTATTCAAGACATCAAAATTTACACATATCACAATATCTACCTGCATTAATGTTCACCATATTTCAAGCTTTAAACATTTTGCAGGCTATATTGGACAGAGTGGAAGCGTATTTTAATAGGTAA
- the PFU1 gene encoding Pfu1p (similar to Ashbya gossypii AAL052C): MANKSRPKKTRVPYRKYVAGQGYINSIEHRTEVDLVLERDLDEELEGPTDRVGRCNRSTIKGSEFTDLNIDESSSFSGSKPRLESVAVENATHQNSGQMVFPWELQRLILQKCADIQPRFLCVCKRWYFMYIPIIYRAPVLTSKNFLQFVESLVSDRKKKLGEFVVELDLSTIIQSGKNSFISKLLRRCSPSLEYFMAPQTSFGLAPLISLKACNKLRFLDLGLLSETVHLKNLFEAIKGFPYLTHLSFPRSSIQCEGFREMEWPKNLQCLKLSGGISNEFVMDTNFPQSITTLEFSYCPQVDENAIYTILSKVGDNLKRLLFHYPMPALNDNSLDYVFRYCSNLVEIQLVVDYCSKWVFSENFLLRQVYPRPLKCINLECSGSLGQAFKIHPDDLTIALAEDRLPRLQSIRISSKLGWDTPSDDLDDLISIFEEKGGSVYIVY; this comes from the coding sequence ATGGCTAATAAGAGTAGGCCAAAAAAGACCAGGGTACCTTATAGGAAGTATGTTGCAGGTCAAGGATATATTAATTCAATCGAACATAGAACAGAAGTAGATCTTGTTCTTGAAAGGGACCTAGATGAAGAACTGGAAGGTCCAACAGATCGGGTTGGGAGGTGTAATCGATCCACGATTAAAGGCTCAGAATTTACCGATTTAAATATTGATGAGAGTAGTAGCTTTAGTGGTTCAAAACCAAGGTTGGAATCTGTTGCGGTGGAAAATGCAACGCACCAAAATTCAGGTCAAATGGTTTTTCCCTGGGAACTTCAGCGTTTAATATTACAAAAGTGCGCTGATATACAACCTCGGTTCCTTTGTGTTTGTAAACGATGGTATTTCATGTATATCCCAATTATTTACCGAGCACCAGTGCTGACGAGCAAAAATTTCCTTCAGTTTGTTGAATCATTAGTTTCTGACcgaaagaagaagcttgGTGAGTTTGTAGTGGAATTAGACCTATCCACAATTATCCAGAGCGGGAAAAATAGCTTTATTTCTAAGCTGCTACGGCGTTGTTCGCCAAGTTTAGAGTATTTTATGGCACCTCAGACCAGTTTTGGACTTGCACCGTTAATCTCCTTAAAAGCATGTAATAAGTTAAGGTTTCTGGATTTGGGATTACTATCAGAGACTGTGCATCTGAAAAACCTATTTGAGGCGATCAAAGGTTTCCCATACCTAACCCACCTCTCGTTCCCCAGATCTTCTATACAGTGTGAAGGGTTTCGAGAGATGGAGTGGCCGAAGAACTTACAGTGTCTAAAATTGAGTGGGGGTATATCAAATGAATTTGTTATGGACACTAATTTCCCGCAAAGTATTACAACTCTGGAGTTTTCCTACTGTCCTCAGGTTGATGAGAATGCCATCTACACCATCTTGTCTAAGGTTGGTGATAATCTAAAGCGCTTATTGTTCCATTATCCAATGCCGGCATTGAATGACAATTCACTAGATTATGTGTTTCGATATTGTTCCAATTTAGTAGAAATACAACTAGTGGTTGATTATTGCTCAAAATGGGTTTTTTCAGAAAACTTTCTATTACGACAAGTTTATCCAAGGCCATTGAAATGCATTAACCTAGAGTGTAGTGGGTCTTTGGGCCAAGCGTTTAAAATACATCCAGATGACCTTACTATAGCTCTCGCTGAAGACAGGCTGCCTCGTTTACAAAGCATTAGAATTTCAAGTAAACTTGGATGGGATACTCCTAGTGACGATTTAGATGACCTGATTtctatatttgaagaaaaagggGGGAGTGTGTATATAGTTTATTGA
- a CDS encoding uncharacterized protein (similar to Ashbya gossypii AAL051C) has translation MFSVPHFDDMEELYSAYRPITPSFSNSRPSNSERMRYSTQPTDRLPIHDFRRDSLELYGLKPKNYSMEDIKSDQEELVNESSESASGPLQPKWKDWILERRNGIDELERQLDDFKIKGVGHITQDMSQDMEQKYSAFNPSDGHEGSSFLQKGEEHGTLAHDDILSNMNNNIHKSRWTADRIRTNIDKLFTENAELLHSNQGLPGTFPRDIVYLPIPVNSEEQESRSTKDEYEEHIGPIKYLSHIIVVPAMAKFLSFIIFHLVSLPRHDYAFSTISAECTQLIMGLDKVITGLGGLFAAHQCLDYIITFPLACHTRYHLLKYGIEIIRDSGSDQIWKEHNREFLSFHNRALTEFQLKLKKKLWFTGLTLFGFVLLCFSFVCWVHLITWTGNSVGSCFNNMLFGRAQFAGIVFCLIGQTCYDSMAYLKHFIGEYAEDTMELLMKKLDYYKQHQQQQHQLYQQQQQQQQQQQQQQQQQQQQQKHQRLSMRVQQNPRKESHLGSNTLIKDHIIPNSAYMDIVSNNENHDVLLISTPDNSSSVIYHPQPYISPLNGRSELHSKSLHLVDPISPKSQTLCSEKNVEVSQLNSKNTKIKPITLPNDSRFIRRAVVFMIKLPFRVALAPGRAALRLLPWKVYLTFTRE, from the coding sequence ATGTTTTCAGTGCCtcattttgatgatatggaGGAGTTGTACTCTGCCTATAGACCGATTACACCGTCGTTCTCTAATAGCCGCCCAAGTAACTCTGAGCGAATGAGGTATTCGACTCAGCCTACTGATCGTCTCCCAATTCATGATTTTAGACGAGATTCGCTTGAGTTATATGGGTTAAAGCCTAAAAATTATTCTATGGAGGATATCAAGAGTGATCAGGAGGAGCTGGTAAATGAAAGTAGTGAATCGGCGAGCGGGCCTCTGCAGCCTAAATGGAAGGACTGGATTTTAGAAAGACGAAATGGGATTGATGAGTTGGAACGACAGCTTGATGATTTTAAGATTAAGGGAGTTGGGCATATTACACAAGACATGTCACAAGATATGGAGCAGAAATACAGTGCTTTTAATCCTTCAGATGGGCATGAGGGTAGCTCATTCCTACAAAAAGGGGAGGAACACGGCACGCTAGCGCATGATGACATATTGAGTAACatgaataataatattcatAAATCGCGGTGGACAGCGGATAGAATTAgaacaaatattgataagCTTTTCACCGAAAATGCGGAGCTGCTTCATTCCAACCAAGGGCTCCCGGGCACCTTTCCACGAGATATTGTCTATTTACCCATACCGGTTAATTCGGAAGAACAAGAGAGCAGATCAACTAAAGATGAATATGAGGAGCATATTGGACcgataaaatatttaagTCATATTATAGTGGTTCCTGCAATGGCGAAGTTTTTATCGTTTATCATATTTCATCTAGTGTCATTACCTCGGCACGATTATGCTTTTTCGACTATATCTGCAGAGTGTACTCAACTGATAATGGGGTTGGATAAGGTTATTACAGGTTTAGGTGGATTATTTGCTGCTCATCAGTGCCtagattatattattactttCCCACTAGCATGCCATACTCGTTATCATCTCTTAAAGTATGGTATTGAAATCATAAGAGATAGTGGCTCTGACCAGATATGGAAGGAACATAATAGAGAATTCCTAAGCTTCCATAACAGGGCGTTGACTGAatttcaattaaaattaaagaaaaaactatGGTTTACTGGACTTACGTTGTTTGGCTTTGTGCTCCTGTGTTTCAGTTTCGTATGTTGGGTTCATTTAATTACATGGACTGGGAATTCTGTGGGTAGCTGTTTTAACAACATGCTCTTCGGAAGAGCCCAATTTGCTGGAATTGTATTCTGTCTTATTGGCCAAACATGTTATGATTCTATGGCCtatttgaaacattttATTGGGGAATATGCAGAAGATACTATGGAActtttgatgaagaaattagaCTATTACAAACAacatcagcagcagcagcatcaattatatcagcaacagcaacagcaacagcaacagcaacagcaacagcaacagcaacagcaacagcaacaaaagCACCAGCGTTTGTCTATGCGTGTTCAGCAAAACCCACGCAAAGAATCGCACCTTGGAAGTAATACATTGATCAAGGATCACATTATTCCAAACTCCGCGTACATGGACATTGTTTCTAATAATGAAAACCACGATGTATTACTGATTTCTACCCCTGACAATTCCTCATCAGTAATTTATCACCCACAACCATACATTAGTCCGTTAAACGGCAGATCTGAGTTACATTCCAAATCTTTACATCTAGTTGATCCAATATCTCCTAAAAGCCAAACCTTGTGTTCTGAAAAAAATGTAGAAGTAAGTCAACTAAATTCCaagaatacaaaaattaaacCCATCACTCTACCCAACGACAGTCGTTTTATCCGTCGTGCCGTTGTATTTATGATAAAATTGCCCTTCAGAGTAGCTCTAGCACCAGGACGTGCTGCACTTCGTTTACTTCCATGGAAAGTATATCTCACATTTACTAGAGAGTAA